The following is a genomic window from Rhodobium gokarnense.
GCGAGGCGGCAGCCGTTGGGGGAGACGGCGAGGTTTTCGGTGAAGCCGGCGGCGAGTTTTATGGGGTCGCCACCCGGCGGGACCAGAAAAATGCCGGAATCGCCGATGCCGCCGTCGCGGTCGTATTCGCGCTTGTCGAGGGCCCAGCCGAGCGCGGTCTTCACCACGCGCGAGGACTTCATTTCCGGCAGGCATATTTCTTCCACCGCGCCCTTGCCCGGCACAAGCCGCCAGACATGGCGGCACTCCGCGCCGCGTTTGGTGCGGGCGAACACGAGATAACTATCGCCGTCGACGGAAATGCCCTCCGGCTTCACGTTGCCCTGGCTGAACGGCAGGGGGATCGCCTGCCCGTCCGGCGTCATCAGCCGGCCCGGATCGGCCGTGCGCCGGCGCCCCAGGTTAACGATGCCGTCGCCGGGTCTCAGGGGCACCAGGATGTGCTCGTCGAGGCCTTCCGGCCTTTTTTCAAAGCCGCAGGTGAAGGGGTTGAAGACCTGCCCCTCCTCTTCTGCCGAAAGCGGCGTCTCGGCCATCGCTCCCGGCTTGCCGAAGAAGAACGTTCCCTCTTCGCCGTCCGGCTCGACCCGATAAGAAATCATGCCGCCCGCATAGCAGGGCTTGGTGAGGTCGCTTGTCGCCAGAGTCTTCTCGCCGCTGTCCGACCAGACGGTCAGCGGAAAGGTGAAGGCAGCCCAGGGGTTGTCCTTGTCGGCCCGCTTGGCGTCGTACTCCATGCGCTGGAACAGCAGCCGGTCGTTGTCCATCCAGAAGAGGCCGTAGTCGACGAACGGCACCTTGGTGTCCGTCATCCAGTGCTTCGGCGGCTCCCGGTCGCAGGCGCCGACGAGGAGGGCGAGGAGAAGCGCCGGCCAGAGGCGACGGGCAATAGGGGACGACATGGCGAATTCCTTCGCGAACGGGACACGGTCTTGGTTGGGACAGCCGGAACGCTAGTCCCCTCCCCGGCCCCTTTCACTGAAATCGGTCAACCGGTTCCCACCCTTGCGAACAAAACCAAAACAACGTTTCGTGAGGCCATGGATGCCCCGACCGATTCGCCCGCCGATCCCCTCGCCGGCCTCAACGCCGAACAGCGCCAGGCCGTGGAGCATGGTGGGGGAAAAATCGCCGGGCCCCTGCTGATCATCGCCGGCGCCGGCACCGGCAAGACCAACACACTCGCCCACCGGGTCGCGAACCTCATCGTTGCCGGCGCCGATCCGCGCCGCATCCTGCTGATGACTTTCTCGCGCCGCGCGGCGGCGGAAATGACGCGCCGGGTGGAGCGCATCGCCGGCGAGGTCATGGGACCGAAGGCAACCGTCCTCACCGAGGGCCTCACCTTCGCCGGCACCTTCCATTCGATCGGCGCCCGGCTCCTGCGCGAATACGCCCCTGCGGTCGGCCTCGACCCCAACTTTTCGATCCACGACCGGGAGGATTCGGCGGACCTGATGAACCTCGTCCGCCACGAGCTCGGCCTTTCCCAATCCGCGACCCGGTTTCCGAAAAAAAACACCTGCCTGCAGATCTATTCGCGCACGGTGAACGCCGAGGCCGAGCTGCAAGCCGTGCTCGACAAGCACTTTCCCTGGTGCGCGGGCTTTGCGGAGGAGCTGAAAGCCCTCTTCGGCGCCTATGTGGCGGCCAAGCAGGCGGAGAACGTGCTGGACTATGACGACCTCTTGCTGTGGTGGGGCGAGATGTGCGCGGAGCCGGCGCTGGCGGAAGAAATCGGCGGGCGCTTCGACCATGTGCTGGTCGACGAATACCAGGACACCAACCGCTTGCAGGCGCGGATCCTGACCCGGCTGAAGCCGGACGGGCGGGGCGTCACCGTCGTCGGCGACGACGCCCAGTCGATCTACGGGTTCCGGGCCGCGGAAGTGCGCAACATCCTCGATTTTCCTGACCTCTTTTCGCCGCGCGCGGACATCGTCACGCTCGACCGTAATTATCGCTCGACCGACGCGATCCTGGAGGCCGCCAACGCCGTCATCGCCGAGGCCCCGGAGCGCTTCACCAAGAACCTCTGGTCGAGCCGGACCTCTCTCGCCAAGCCGCGCATCGTCACGGTCAAGGACGACGCGGGCCAGGCCGATTTCGTCTGCGAGAGCGTGCTTGCGGCGCACGAGGAAGGCACCGCCCTGAAGCACCAGGCCGTGCTCTTTCGCGCCTCGCACCATTCCGGCGCGCTGGAGATCGAGCTGACAAGACGCAACATCCCGTTCGTGAAGTTCGGCGGCCTCAAATTCCTCGATGCCGCCCATGTCAAGGACGTGCTCGCGGTCCTGCGCCTCGCAGAAAACCCGCGCGACCGGGTCGCCGCGTTCCGCGCCTTCCAGCTCCTTCCCGGCATCGGCCCGACGAGCGCCGGCGCCGCGCTGGAGGCCATGGGCCAGCTCGAGGACCCCGCCCTCGGCCTGCAGCTCTTTCGCCCGCCGAAGAGGGCGCAGGCCGACTGGCCGGCCTTTGCCGAGCTCTTCTCACGCTTGCGCGCAAAACCCGGCTGGCCGGCGGACCTGGAAGCCGTGCGCCTGTGGTACGAGCCGCATCTGGAGCGCCTCCACGAGGACGCGCGGATGCGCCGGGCGGACCTTTCCCAGCTCGAACAGATCGCCGGCAACTATCCCTCGCGCGAGCGCTTCCTCACCGACCTCACCCTCGATCCGCCGTCGGCCACCAGCGACGAGGCCGGCCCGCCGCTCCTCGACGAGGATTTTTTGATCCTTTCCACGATCCATTCGGCCAAGGGCCAGGAATGGTCCAACGTCTTCGTCCTCAACGCCGTCGACGGCTGCATCCCCTCGGACCTTGCCGTCGGCGAGCGCGACGACATCGAAGAAGAACGCCGCCTCCTCTATGTGGCCATGACCCGCGCCAAGGATTCTTTGGCCCTCATCACCCCCCAACGCTTCTACGTCCAGGGCCAACGCGGCGACCGCCACGTCTATGCGTCAAGGACGCGGTTCATCCCGGAGGGGATTCTGGGGCGGTTCGAGCAGGGGGCCTGGCCGAGGGCGGAGACGGCGGGGGAGACGGCGCCGCGAGGGGCGGTGCGGGTGGATTTGAAGGGGAGGATGCGCGGGATGTGGGGGTAGGAAAGAAATAGGACATAGTGGCGATCGTTCGTTAAATAAAACCCCGACTATGTTGGCCTCGCACTTTGATCTAACCCGACCTATGTCTAAACAATAAGCCTATAGGTGATTTTTTTAATTCTTTGTGCGCACCCTTCAACTCTCTGAAACGGGCTGGAATCTGGCGTAACTTCGGCACATCGATGAATTGATTGACGCAGAAGCTGGCAGCGCCGAACGTCGGCGTGCCAGTGACAATCGACGCAATGTCAATAGCACCTGCGACGAGCATTGTCCCAATATCGTGTCCCGCGAACTTTACCGTTTTACGCCGAAGCGACTGTACTTCTTTTGTGTGCTTTTCAAATGCATCTCTAATATTCTCAACAATCTGATCGCTTGCCCTAAAAAAATTATTCGGATTGGCTTGAGAAAGCTCATCTACGCCTTGAGAAAGAACCGACCGGATTTCTTGAAATGCACCACTCCGACGCATCTCAATTATCGCCTCAGGAGGAATGTTGCCAAGCCACTTTTCGTCCGAAGTCGACGCATGTTGCAGGCCCTTGACCATGTGTAGATGAACATCACTTTCTGGCTCTACGGCAGAATTGTATTCCAGTTTCCAATTGAAGTATTCCCACGACGTCGGAGCATCAACAATTGGTA
Proteins encoded in this region:
- a CDS encoding ATP-dependent helicase, with translation MDAPTDSPADPLAGLNAEQRQAVEHGGGKIAGPLLIIAGAGTGKTNTLAHRVANLIVAGADPRRILLMTFSRRAAAEMTRRVERIAGEVMGPKATVLTEGLTFAGTFHSIGARLLREYAPAVGLDPNFSIHDREDSADLMNLVRHELGLSQSATRFPKKNTCLQIYSRTVNAEAELQAVLDKHFPWCAGFAEELKALFGAYVAAKQAENVLDYDDLLLWWGEMCAEPALAEEIGGRFDHVLVDEYQDTNRLQARILTRLKPDGRGVTVVGDDAQSIYGFRAAEVRNILDFPDLFSPRADIVTLDRNYRSTDAILEAANAVIAEAPERFTKNLWSSRTSLAKPRIVTVKDDAGQADFVCESVLAAHEEGTALKHQAVLFRASHHSGALEIELTRRNIPFVKFGGLKFLDAAHVKDVLAVLRLAENPRDRVAAFRAFQLLPGIGPTSAGAALEAMGQLEDPALGLQLFRPPKRAQADWPAFAELFSRLRAKPGWPADLEAVRLWYEPHLERLHEDARMRRADLSQLEQIAGNYPSRERFLTDLTLDPPSATSDEAGPPLLDEDFLILSTIHSAKGQEWSNVFVLNAVDGCIPSDLAVGERDDIEEERRLLYVAMTRAKDSLALITPQRFYVQGQRGDRHVYASRTRFIPEGILGRFEQGAWPRAETAGETAPRGAVRVDLKGRMRGMWG